In Microbacterium enclense, one genomic interval encodes:
- a CDS encoding MATE family efflux transporter produces the protein MTTRQPETLNRAILRLAVPALGALIAEPLFLIVDGAMVGHLGVAPLAGLGIAGAVLHTVVGLMVFLAYSTTPAVARRFGAGEIGRAVSVGIDGMWLALTLGAVLALAGVWATPAVVDAFGAAPDVAENARIYLSISVWGLPAMLIVFAATGLLRGLQNTVTPLWIAGLGFAANAALNAVFIYGFGWGIAGSAAGTVVAQWAMVGAYVVVVGRLARRHTASFRPERAGLGGTARSGGWLFLRTLSLRAAFLATVAVATQLGSPELAGWQIAFTIFSTAAFALDALAIAAQALIGKGLGAGDLESVRRVLQRTVAWGIWFGVAVGGVIAAASSVVGLVFTGDPAVAALIQPALLVLAVAQPLAAVVFVLDGVLIGAGDVRYLALAGVMNLVPYVPALVAVGVWAGGGPSGLAWLSAAFFGVYLLARAVTLGVRVRGQKWMTAGD, from the coding sequence ATGACGACACGACAGCCCGAGACGCTCAATCGAGCGATCCTCCGGCTGGCCGTTCCAGCGCTCGGAGCGCTCATCGCGGAGCCGCTGTTCCTCATCGTCGACGGCGCGATGGTGGGGCACCTCGGCGTCGCTCCCCTTGCCGGGCTGGGGATCGCGGGAGCGGTCCTGCACACCGTCGTCGGCCTGATGGTGTTCCTCGCGTACTCCACGACGCCAGCGGTGGCGCGCCGGTTCGGCGCCGGAGAGATCGGCCGCGCGGTCTCCGTCGGCATCGACGGCATGTGGCTCGCGCTCACGCTCGGCGCGGTGCTTGCCCTCGCGGGTGTCTGGGCGACGCCCGCGGTCGTCGATGCGTTCGGCGCGGCGCCCGACGTCGCCGAGAACGCACGGATCTATCTCTCGATCTCGGTGTGGGGTCTGCCCGCCATGCTCATCGTGTTCGCCGCGACCGGACTGCTGCGAGGGCTGCAGAACACCGTGACCCCGCTGTGGATCGCCGGCCTGGGCTTCGCCGCCAATGCGGCGCTGAACGCCGTCTTCATCTACGGCTTCGGGTGGGGTATCGCGGGGTCGGCGGCGGGCACCGTGGTGGCGCAGTGGGCGATGGTCGGCGCCTACGTGGTCGTGGTCGGGCGCCTCGCCCGTCGGCACACGGCATCCTTTCGCCCGGAGCGCGCCGGACTCGGCGGCACTGCGCGCTCGGGCGGCTGGCTGTTCCTTCGCACGCTGAGCCTGCGCGCGGCGTTCCTCGCCACGGTCGCCGTCGCCACACAGCTCGGGTCACCGGAGCTGGCGGGGTGGCAGATCGCCTTCACGATCTTCTCCACCGCCGCCTTCGCACTGGATGCGCTGGCCATCGCGGCCCAGGCGTTGATCGGCAAAGGACTCGGGGCGGGAGATCTGGAGAGCGTCCGCCGGGTGCTGCAGAGGACGGTGGCGTGGGGGATCTGGTTCGGCGTCGCCGTCGGTGGGGTCATCGCCGCCGCGTCATCGGTGGTCGGGCTGGTCTTCACGGGCGATCCCGCGGTCGCTGCGCTGATCCAACCGGCGTTGCTGGTGCTCGCCGTCGCGCAGCCACTCGCGGCGGTGGTGTTCGTGCTCGATGGGGTGCTGATCGGCGCCGGCGATGTGCGGTACCTCGCCCTGGCCGGGGTGATGAACCTCGTTCCCTACGTGCCCGCGCTGGTCGCGGTAGGCGTCTGGGCCGGTGGCGGTCCGAGCGGGCTCGCGTGGCTGTCCGCGGCGTTCTTCGGCGTCTACCTCCTCGCTCGAGCCGTGACCCTCGGGGTCCGCGTGCGCGGGCAGAAATGGATGACGGCGGGCGACTGA
- a CDS encoding peptidase M13, which yields MTETPRSGLALDELSDEIRPQDDLFRYVNGRWLERTEIPDDKARWGAFHLIAEQAEKDVRAIVEETQQAEPGTEARKIGDLFASFMDTARIDELGRAPVEEQLRRVDDVTDIASLLRLTGEMEREGMSGLIALFVEPDPGDPTRYVPVLYQSGLSMPDESYYRLDNFEETREAYRAHIERILALAGVVDAGDAAARVFALETEIATHHWSREDSRDAVKTYNLKSWDDTVALAGIDLAPWRAGVAPGRESALDEVVVYQPSFVESLGSLLVEERLDDWKAWLRFKIVHTSAAFLPDAFVAENFSFYGTQLTGVPVNRERWKRGVSLAEAALGEAIGKVYVERHFPPTAKDAMDDLVAHLIEAYRRSIQALEWMTAETRERALAKLDAFTPKIGYPVRWKDYADLEIEADDLIGNVRRANVWEHDRQLAKVGQPIDRDEWHMTPQTVNAYYNPLMNEIVFPAAILQYPFFDAERDAAANFGGIGAVIGHEIGHGFDDQGSRFDGDGSLRDWWTDADRSAFEERTKALIAQYDALVPEGLSPEHHVNGALTIGENIGDLGGLGIAISAYRLSLEAEGLDPEGPVVDGLTGIQRLLLSWAQVWQQKGRDAETIRLLTIDPHSPNEFRCNQIVRNIDAFYEAFEVTEGDALWLDVDQRVTIW from the coding sequence ATGACCGAGACCCCCCGTTCCGGCCTCGCGCTCGACGAACTGAGCGACGAGATCCGCCCGCAGGACGACCTGTTCCGATACGTGAACGGCCGTTGGCTCGAGCGCACCGAGATCCCCGACGACAAGGCCCGGTGGGGCGCGTTCCACCTCATCGCCGAGCAGGCCGAGAAAGACGTGCGTGCCATCGTCGAAGAGACGCAGCAGGCCGAGCCGGGCACCGAGGCCCGCAAGATCGGCGACCTCTTCGCGAGCTTCATGGACACCGCCCGCATCGACGAGCTCGGCCGGGCGCCCGTCGAGGAGCAGCTGCGTCGCGTCGACGACGTCACCGACATCGCCTCGCTCCTGCGCCTCACCGGCGAGATGGAGCGCGAGGGCATGAGCGGCCTCATCGCCCTCTTCGTCGAACCCGACCCGGGTGACCCCACGCGCTACGTGCCCGTTCTCTACCAGTCGGGGCTGTCGATGCCCGACGAGAGCTACTACCGCCTCGACAACTTCGAAGAGACGCGCGAGGCGTACCGTGCGCACATCGAGCGGATCCTCGCCCTGGCGGGAGTGGTCGACGCGGGCGATGCCGCCGCGCGGGTGTTCGCCCTCGAGACCGAGATCGCCACGCACCACTGGTCGCGCGAAGACAGCCGCGACGCCGTCAAGACGTACAACCTGAAGTCGTGGGACGACACCGTCGCCCTCGCCGGCATCGACCTCGCGCCGTGGCGCGCCGGTGTCGCGCCGGGCCGCGAGAGCGCCCTCGACGAGGTCGTGGTCTACCAGCCCAGCTTCGTCGAGTCGCTCGGGTCGCTGCTCGTCGAGGAGCGCCTCGACGACTGGAAGGCGTGGCTGCGCTTCAAGATCGTGCACACGTCCGCCGCGTTCCTGCCCGACGCCTTCGTCGCGGAGAACTTCTCCTTCTACGGCACCCAGCTCACCGGGGTGCCGGTGAACCGCGAGCGCTGGAAGCGCGGGGTCAGCCTCGCCGAGGCGGCTCTGGGCGAGGCGATCGGCAAGGTCTACGTCGAGCGCCACTTCCCGCCCACGGCGAAGGACGCGATGGACGATCTCGTCGCCCACCTGATCGAGGCGTATCGACGGTCGATCCAGGCGCTCGAGTGGATGACGGCCGAGACCCGCGAACGCGCCCTCGCCAAGCTCGATGCCTTCACCCCGAAGATCGGCTACCCCGTCCGCTGGAAGGACTACGCGGATCTCGAGATCGAGGCCGACGATCTGATCGGGAACGTCCGTCGGGCGAACGTGTGGGAACACGATCGGCAGCTCGCCAAGGTCGGCCAGCCGATCGACCGTGACGAGTGGCACATGACTCCGCAGACGGTGAACGCGTACTACAACCCGCTGATGAACGAGATCGTGTTCCCGGCTGCGATCCTGCAGTACCCGTTCTTCGACGCCGAGCGCGACGCCGCCGCCAACTTCGGCGGGATCGGAGCGGTCATCGGACACGAGATCGGGCACGGCTTCGACGACCAGGGCAGCCGTTTCGACGGCGACGGGTCGCTGCGCGACTGGTGGACGGATGCCGACCGCTCGGCGTTCGAGGAGCGGACCAAGGCCCTCATCGCCCAGTACGACGCCCTCGTGCCCGAAGGGCTGTCCCCCGAGCACCATGTCAACGGCGCCCTCACGATCGGCGAGAACATCGGAGACCTCGGCGGGCTGGGTATCGCGATCTCGGCCTATCGGCTCTCGCTCGAGGCCGAGGGGCTGGACCCCGAGGGTCCGGTGGTCGACGGACTCACCGGCATCCAGCGTCTCCTGCTGAGCTGGGCGCAGGTGTGGCAGCAGAAGGGCCGGGATGCCGAGACCATCCGCCTTCTGACGATCGACCCGCACTCGCCCAACGAGTTCCGTTGCAACCAGATCGTGCGTAACATCGATGCCTTCTACGAGGCGTTCGAGGTCACGGAGGGCGACGCCCTCTGGCTCGACGTCGACCAGCGCGTCACCATTTGGTGA
- a CDS encoding class A beta-lactamase-related serine hydrolase, with translation MGMPPVPEPAVPDPLGGPVESTRRDAPALRGAGRKGPKRLPRRAAAGRRSFTATLRALDELAASGARVSVRIDELDGGAQVLVGDDFLTLPVGGLGVVPLLVEVAASIEAGTLDALEIIDRSTVHGAAVGGMWQHLKAPALPVSDVAVLAASAGDALAVNALLQRVGLQAVRSRLEQLGLRRTALLDRFRDDRGPDDAPHVALSTAREMAQLFAGLVNSAVVSPGVSAQVAEWLSLNHDLSLVASATGLDPFAHENDQHGLLFVNKTGRAPGVRAEAGVLGGPRAGVSYALIVNFDDLSIAHRLRAHDAFRVLGVELMEYVY, from the coding sequence GTGGGCATGCCCCCGGTTCCCGAACCCGCCGTCCCCGATCCCCTCGGTGGGCCCGTCGAGTCCACCCGACGCGACGCGCCCGCCCTCCGAGGGGCGGGACGGAAAGGGCCCAAGCGGCTTCCCCGCCGGGCGGCCGCGGGGCGGCGCTCCTTCACGGCCACACTGCGCGCGCTCGACGAACTGGCCGCGTCGGGCGCCCGCGTGTCGGTGCGCATCGACGAGCTCGACGGCGGGGCGCAGGTGCTCGTCGGCGACGACTTCCTGACGCTTCCGGTCGGCGGGCTCGGCGTCGTGCCGCTGCTCGTCGAGGTCGCGGCATCGATCGAGGCGGGAACGCTCGACGCCTTAGAGATCATCGATCGCTCCACGGTGCACGGCGCCGCCGTCGGCGGGATGTGGCAGCACCTCAAAGCCCCGGCTCTGCCGGTGTCGGACGTGGCCGTGCTCGCCGCGTCGGCGGGCGACGCCCTGGCGGTGAACGCCCTGCTCCAGCGCGTGGGCCTGCAGGCGGTGCGGTCGCGGCTGGAACAGCTCGGGTTGCGACGCACGGCTCTGCTCGATCGTTTCCGAGACGACCGCGGACCCGACGACGCTCCCCACGTCGCCCTGTCGACCGCGCGCGAGATGGCGCAGCTGTTCGCGGGGCTCGTGAACTCGGCGGTCGTCTCCCCGGGCGTCAGCGCCCAGGTCGCCGAGTGGTTGAGCCTGAACCACGATCTGTCGCTCGTGGCATCCGCGACCGGGCTCGATCCGTTCGCGCACGAGAACGATCAACACGGGCTGCTCTTCGTCAACAAGACCGGTCGGGCACCCGGGGTGCGGGCCGAGGCGGGCGTGCTGGGCGGGCCACGCGCCGGGGTGTCGTACGCCCTGATCGTGAACTTCGACGACCTCTCCATCGCGCACCGGTTGCGCGCGCACGATGCTTTCCGCGTGCTCGGCGTCGAATTGATGGAGTACGTGTACTGA
- a CDS encoding MFS transporter — MTGSTPGPLAHAPFRWLLAARTTAIVGNAVAPIALAFAVLDLTGSAADLGLVVAARSLANVGMLLFGGVIADRLPRNVVLVGTSLAAAATQGIVAALVLTGTAAVWSLALLGVVNGAVAAVSLPAAAALVPDTVPSALLRPANAWLRLGLNAGSILGASAGAAVIALVGPGWGLAIDAVAFAVAATLFSRLRLPPAPATVSPGEAPSVLTDLRDGWREFSTRRWIWIVVLQFAVLNAAFTGATTVLGPLVADETFGRGGWGLVVAAQTAGFAGGALVALRWRPRRALGIGVAAMASAALPVATLAVAPTLPALIAAFALGGFAIELFAIAWDQSLQAHVPREALSRVYSYDMVGSFIAVPLGEIVVGPLAHTAGTVPVLLGCAAIIVLATAVAASSRSVWSIRAA, encoded by the coding sequence ATGACCGGCTCGACACCGGGGCCCCTCGCACACGCGCCCTTCCGGTGGCTCCTGGCCGCCCGGACCACCGCGATCGTCGGCAACGCGGTCGCCCCGATCGCCCTCGCCTTCGCGGTGCTCGACCTGACCGGATCCGCCGCCGATCTCGGCCTCGTCGTCGCCGCGCGCTCGCTCGCGAACGTGGGCATGCTGCTGTTCGGCGGAGTGATCGCCGACCGCCTGCCCCGAAACGTCGTCCTCGTGGGAACCTCCCTCGCCGCCGCGGCCACCCAGGGAATCGTCGCCGCCCTGGTCCTGACGGGCACGGCCGCCGTCTGGTCGCTGGCTCTGCTGGGCGTGGTGAACGGGGCGGTCGCCGCCGTGAGCCTGCCGGCGGCGGCCGCGCTCGTTCCCGACACGGTTCCCTCCGCGCTGCTGCGGCCGGCCAACGCCTGGCTGCGGCTCGGGCTGAACGCGGGAAGCATCCTCGGCGCCTCGGCGGGGGCGGCCGTGATCGCGCTCGTCGGGCCAGGCTGGGGCCTCGCCATCGACGCGGTCGCGTTCGCCGTGGCGGCCACCCTGTTCTCCCGCCTGCGCCTCCCCCCGGCGCCTGCGACGGTCTCCCCCGGCGAGGCGCCGTCGGTGCTGACGGATCTCCGCGACGGATGGCGGGAGTTCTCGACTCGCCGATGGATCTGGATCGTGGTCCTGCAGTTCGCCGTCCTGAACGCCGCGTTCACCGGGGCCACCACTGTCCTGGGACCCCTGGTCGCCGACGAGACGTTCGGCCGCGGCGGGTGGGGCCTCGTCGTCGCCGCGCAGACCGCGGGCTTCGCCGGGGGAGCACTCGTGGCCCTCCGATGGCGGCCGCGCCGGGCGCTCGGCATCGGCGTCGCCGCGATGGCATCCGCGGCCCTGCCCGTCGCCACCCTCGCTGTGGCTCCGACCCTCCCCGCGCTCATCGCCGCGTTCGCGCTCGGTGGCTTCGCGATCGAACTCTTCGCGATCGCCTGGGATCAGTCGCTTCAGGCCCACGTCCCGCGCGAAGCCCTCTCCCGCGTCTACTCGTACGACATGGTCGGCTCGTTCATCGCCGTGCCGCTGGGGGAGATCGTCGTCGGGCCGCTCGCGCACACCGCCGGCACCGTCCCGGTCCTGCTGGGGTGCGCGGCGATCATCGTCCTCGCGACGGCGGTCGCCGCCTCCTCGCGGAGCGTCTGGAGCATCCGCGCCGCGTGA
- a CDS encoding helix-turn-helix domain-containing protein — protein MTSLDQLRALSHPLRLRLLSLLTATALSAAEAGRELGVSQASASYHLRVLERAGLIRVVEVERVRGGEAKRYRHEASSQRYDVDVPAVTRSPETEAEYIDALSDELRRRSRQRVDGPALSTDAELWLDPAVWRRIVQHVGEASALLHAAAQPPRTPGTVPVSMTAALFPLRRTR, from the coding sequence ATGACCTCGCTCGACCAGCTTCGCGCTCTGTCGCACCCCCTGCGGCTCCGACTGCTGTCACTGCTCACGGCGACCGCGCTCAGCGCGGCCGAGGCGGGGCGCGAACTCGGCGTCTCGCAGGCATCCGCGAGCTACCACCTGCGCGTCCTGGAGCGGGCAGGGCTCATCCGGGTGGTCGAGGTCGAACGCGTGCGGGGCGGCGAGGCGAAACGTTACCGCCACGAAGCGTCGTCGCAGCGCTACGACGTCGACGTCCCGGCCGTGACGCGCTCGCCCGAGACGGAAGCGGAGTACATCGACGCGCTCTCCGATGAGCTGCGCCGTCGATCGCGTCAACGCGTCGACGGTCCCGCCCTCAGCACCGACGCCGAACTGTGGCTCGACCCCGCGGTCTGGCGCCGCATCGTGCAGCACGTCGGCGAGGCATCCGCTCTCCTCCACGCGGCGGCACAGCCACCGCGCACCCCGGGAACCGTGCCCGTGTCGATGACGGCGGCGCTGTTCCCCCTGCGGCGGACCCGATGA
- a CDS encoding ABC transporter substrate-binding protein produces MTQHVSRAHRRLALVGGVAVASALALSACSPSTGGGGESDSPYGFATAEQDSSSAITVWVDSSREPLAQAFEKANPDVKINIETYDGGSGGSGSFQQKVALFDQSGEGWPDVVFSTQQNDTSWASKENNGQQAFAAPLNKGFFDQSFLDGFTEGALGPMTVDGTVYGLRNDLAPVLFWYNKPLLDQFGYTVPTTWEDYEALSDKIAAEHPGYILGSVGDSFQAPYVYYWGAEAPIFQVDGNTFTSNFSDPKAKKATDLIDHMLANGTLVTDSVFGADFVSKYKDKLVGIPGPAWYAGALFDNEQSLNYTAGTIGAGAPLTWSDGEKVTGNVGGGVWYASSHSKNLDAVKTFLTYVTSSDDAVKLASGLPAYQSAADAWLKEQAAEGFFAGDLQSSVSTAASSVWQGWGYPSFSIEAAFSKVALPVISAGKPLSDATQAWQTEMDNQAQVQGYDVAK; encoded by the coding sequence ATGACGCAGCATGTTTCTCGCGCTCATCGTCGCCTCGCCCTCGTGGGCGGAGTCGCCGTGGCGTCCGCCCTCGCCCTTTCCGCATGCAGCCCGAGCACGGGAGGCGGCGGAGAATCCGACAGCCCGTACGGCTTCGCCACCGCGGAGCAGGACTCGTCCAGCGCCATCACCGTGTGGGTCGACTCGTCACGCGAGCCGCTCGCGCAGGCGTTCGAGAAGGCCAACCCGGACGTGAAGATCAACATCGAGACCTACGACGGCGGTTCCGGCGGCTCGGGCTCGTTCCAGCAGAAGGTGGCCCTCTTCGACCAGTCCGGCGAGGGCTGGCCCGACGTCGTCTTCTCGACCCAGCAGAACGACACCTCGTGGGCCTCGAAGGAGAACAACGGACAGCAGGCGTTCGCCGCCCCGCTGAACAAGGGGTTCTTCGACCAGAGCTTCCTCGACGGCTTCACCGAGGGCGCCCTCGGCCCCATGACCGTGGACGGCACGGTCTACGGCCTGCGCAACGACCTCGCGCCCGTGCTGTTCTGGTACAACAAGCCGCTGCTCGACCAGTTCGGCTACACCGTGCCCACCACGTGGGAGGACTACGAAGCCCTGAGCGACAAGATCGCCGCGGAGCACCCCGGCTACATCCTCGGCTCGGTCGGCGACTCGTTCCAGGCCCCGTACGTCTACTACTGGGGTGCCGAGGCCCCGATCTTCCAGGTCGACGGCAACACCTTCACCTCGAACTTCTCCGACCCGAAGGCGAAGAAGGCCACCGACCTCATCGACCACATGCTCGCCAACGGCACGCTCGTGACAGACAGCGTGTTCGGCGCCGACTTCGTCAGCAAGTACAAGGACAAGCTCGTCGGCATCCCCGGCCCGGCCTGGTACGCCGGTGCCCTGTTCGACAACGAGCAGAGCCTGAACTACACCGCCGGAACCATCGGCGCGGGAGCCCCGCTCACCTGGTCGGACGGCGAGAAGGTCACCGGCAACGTCGGCGGTGGTGTCTGGTACGCCTCGAGCCACTCCAAGAACCTCGACGCGGTGAAGACCTTCCTCACCTACGTCACCAGTTCCGACGACGCCGTGAAGCTGGCCTCCGGTCTGCCCGCCTACCAGTCCGCGGCCGACGCGTGGCTGAAGGAACAGGCCGCGGAGGGCTTCTTCGCCGGCGACCTGCAGTCCAGCGTCTCGACCGCCGCCAGCTCCGTCTGGCAGGGCTGGGGCTACCCGAGCTTCAGCATCGAGGCCGCGTTCTCGAAGGTCGCGCTGCCGGTGATCTCCGCGGGCAAGCCCCTCTCGGACGCCACCCAGGCGTGGCAGACCGAGATGGACAACCAGGCGCAGGTCCAGGGCTACGACGTCGCGAAGTAA
- a CDS encoding sugar ABC transporter permease: MLSLRRAQSTFGYLMVSGYVILLLAFGILPTLYAAYLAFTKDGAFVGFDNFLKAVQDYRFLPAVGHVAAFIAIWLTSLVIIVVILAVIVHAIRVRWLSSASRFIFYIPGALAGASSVLLWLFMLDPTVSPVSGLLRSLGFNTFVDVVGNEGNLPVVFTVIAFWAGAGGWIVIMYGALNNINVEVMEATRIDGAGPIATAWYIQIPLLRKWISYMAVMSLAAGTQLFVEPRVLSQASKGVVGLDYSLNQVAYLYAFRQNDFNGSAAISLMLLVVAAGLAAFFVFRGGLFERD, from the coding sequence ATGCTCTCTCTGCGTCGAGCCCAGTCGACGTTCGGCTACCTGATGGTCAGCGGATACGTCATCCTGCTGCTGGCCTTCGGCATCCTGCCGACCCTCTACGCCGCGTACCTGGCGTTCACCAAGGACGGAGCCTTCGTCGGCTTCGACAACTTCCTGAAAGCGGTCCAGGACTACCGCTTCCTCCCCGCCGTCGGCCACGTCGCCGCCTTCATCGCCATCTGGCTCACCAGCCTCGTCATCATCGTCGTGATCCTCGCGGTGATCGTGCACGCCATCCGTGTGCGGTGGCTGTCGTCGGCATCGCGCTTCATCTTCTACATCCCCGGTGCTCTCGCCGGCGCATCGAGTGTGCTGCTGTGGCTGTTCATGCTCGACCCGACCGTCAGCCCCGTGAGCGGGCTGCTGCGCTCCCTCGGGTTCAACACGTTCGTCGACGTCGTCGGCAACGAGGGCAACCTCCCCGTCGTCTTCACGGTGATCGCCTTCTGGGCGGGTGCCGGGGGATGGATCGTCATCATGTACGGCGCCTTGAACAACATCAACGTCGAGGTGATGGAGGCCACTCGTATCGACGGCGCGGGCCCGATCGCCACCGCCTGGTACATCCAGATCCCCCTGCTGCGCAAGTGGATCTCGTACATGGCCGTGATGTCGCTCGCCGCCGGCACTCAGCTCTTCGTCGAGCCGCGCGTGCTGTCGCAGGCCAGCAAGGGCGTCGTAGGCCTCGACTACTCCCTCAACCAGGTCGCCTACCTCTACGCCTTCCGGCAGAACGACTTCAACGGCTCCGCGGCCATCTCGCTGATGCTGCTCGTCGTCGCCGCCGGCCTCGCGGCCTTCTTCGTCTTCCGAGGAGGACTCTTTGAACGCGACTAA
- a CDS encoding carbohydrate ABC transporter permease — MNATKSTTTTRTPSPAAFLGKALVTVIVLFFVVVFGMPIVWLLLAPTKSSTELTGQPPFSFGSFATIADNFSRLSEFQNGIIWQWTGNAVLYTGVALVITLVVTIPAGYALAMTRFRFRGVLLLLTLVVMLIPNTALVLPVFLEMSALRLVGTPWAVILPFSFFPFGVYLTYIYFTTSVSQDLLNAARIDGASELRVFRSVALPLATPVIALVGFFNLVGNWNNYFLPFVMEPGRKAPIQVGLAELLSNVPLFNPTSSASVTLDLPVMALATLVSIAPILIVFLFSQRFLVEGMTAGGTKE; from the coding sequence TTGAACGCGACTAAGTCGACCACGACGACGCGCACCCCGTCCCCGGCGGCCTTCCTCGGGAAGGCGCTCGTCACCGTCATCGTCCTGTTCTTCGTCGTCGTCTTCGGGATGCCGATCGTCTGGCTCCTGCTGGCCCCGACGAAGTCGTCGACCGAGCTGACAGGCCAACCGCCGTTCAGCTTCGGCTCGTTCGCCACGATCGCCGACAACTTCTCGCGGCTGTCGGAGTTCCAGAACGGCATCATCTGGCAGTGGACCGGAAACGCCGTCCTGTACACCGGAGTGGCGCTCGTGATCACCCTCGTGGTGACGATCCCCGCCGGGTATGCGCTCGCCATGACGAGATTCCGGTTCCGGGGCGTGCTGCTCCTCCTCACTCTCGTGGTGATGCTGATCCCCAACACCGCGCTCGTGCTGCCGGTGTTCCTCGAGATGAGCGCGCTCAGGCTCGTGGGCACCCCGTGGGCCGTCATCCTGCCGTTCTCGTTCTTCCCGTTCGGGGTGTACCTCACGTACATCTACTTCACGACGAGCGTGTCGCAGGACCTGCTGAACGCGGCCCGCATCGACGGGGCCAGTGAGCTGCGGGTGTTCCGCTCGGTGGCCCTGCCCCTGGCGACTCCCGTCATCGCGCTCGTCGGGTTCTTCAACCTCGTCGGCAACTGGAACAACTACTTCCTCCCCTTCGTGATGGAGCCGGGGCGCAAGGCCCCGATCCAGGTCGGGCTCGCAGAACTGCTGTCGAACGTCCCGCTGTTCAACCCGACCTCGTCGGCGTCCGTCACTCTCGATCTGCCGGTGATGGCGCTCGCCACGCTCGTGTCCATCGCGCCGATCCTCATCGTGTTCCTGTTCTCGCAGCGCTTCCTCGTCGAAGGGATGACTGCGGGAGGGACGAAGGAATGA
- a CDS encoding mandelate racemase/muconate lactonizing enzyme family protein: protein MKITGYRLINTTLDWGRPVGDVNGFIASGVTALPLVIVETDEGIEGVGMGMHDGIPQLFEAVEGEDPRATSWLYDRMISRMFKNGHGGAVFGGIGALDSAFWDIKAKALGEPLWRLLGGRDRFIPGYASGLDIALDADGLSSFYASMRDRGFTAAKLKGGRNYRHDAERLALVRDVLGDATDEPLVMLDANESWNLPQAIRYIEHLERSVEIAWVEEPLRRWDATGMRRLRDAISPAIATGENLTGLEQYRQLFDAEAVDIVQAAAVWGVTHSLRVAVAAHARDLPVSPIGMTSNPSTMAVATAIPNHLLTEVTTAQMPLGVTVDYEVADGGLVLGDLPGGGISIDESVHHGTADFVWGGEGGPHVRDSRTGLELGVRRSVGRRAE, encoded by the coding sequence ATGAAGATCACGGGATACCGCCTGATCAACACCACCCTCGACTGGGGTCGCCCGGTCGGCGACGTCAACGGCTTCATCGCGTCGGGCGTCACCGCCCTGCCGCTGGTCATCGTCGAGACCGACGAGGGCATCGAAGGTGTCGGCATGGGGATGCACGACGGCATCCCTCAGCTCTTCGAAGCGGTCGAGGGAGAGGACCCGCGCGCGACGTCATGGCTGTACGACCGCATGATCTCGCGCATGTTCAAGAACGGGCACGGAGGCGCGGTGTTCGGTGGCATCGGTGCGCTCGACAGCGCGTTCTGGGACATCAAGGCGAAGGCGCTGGGCGAACCGCTGTGGCGATTGCTCGGCGGGCGGGACCGGTTCATCCCGGGGTATGCCTCGGGTCTCGACATCGCTCTGGATGCCGACGGCCTCAGCTCCTTCTACGCGTCCATGCGTGACCGCGGGTTCACCGCGGCCAAGCTCAAAGGCGGGCGCAACTACCGTCACGACGCCGAGCGCTTGGCGCTCGTGCGCGACGTGCTGGGCGATGCGACGGATGAACCGCTCGTCATGCTGGACGCGAACGAGTCGTGGAACCTCCCCCAGGCGATCCGCTACATCGAGCACCTCGAGCGGAGCGTGGAGATCGCGTGGGTCGAGGAGCCGCTCCGCCGCTGGGACGCTACCGGCATGCGACGGCTTCGGGATGCCATCTCCCCGGCCATCGCGACCGGCGAGAACCTCACCGGTCTCGAGCAGTACCGGCAGCTCTTCGACGCGGAGGCGGTCGACATCGTCCAGGCCGCGGCGGTGTGGGGCGTCACGCACTCGCTCCGCGTGGCCGTCGCCGCTCACGCGCGCGATCTGCCGGTGAGTCCGATCGGGATGACGTCGAACCCGTCGACGATGGCGGTCGCCACCGCGATCCCCAACCACCTGCTGACCGAGGTCACCACCGCGCAGATGCCGCTCGGGGTGACGGTGGACTACGAGGTGGCCGACGGCGGGCTCGTGCTGGGCGACCTTCCCGGTGGCGGGATCTCGATCGACGAGTCGGTGCACCACGGGACGGCGGACTTCGTCTGGGGTGGCGAGGGAGGCCCCCACGTGCGCGACAGCCGCACCGGTCTCGAACTCGGGGTGCGCCGGAGCGTGGGGCGACGGGCGGAGTAG